From the genome of Pseudomonas sp. Teo4, one region includes:
- a CDS encoding TonB-dependent receptor, with protein MKSVFTALSLAPALAAGYLLTPLAVAADNDPALDTVVVTGSRGSEVRTVTSSPAPIDVIDSKQLEQTGESSLRGALQRTLPSFSQRPSGTSNDSIARPYSLRGLNGSNVLVLVNGKRRHNSAVINLDSTAAYGTNPVDLDMIPISAIDHVEVLRDGASAQYGSDAIAGVINIILKQRDNGGSASTQYGQYYKGDGDNLRQTLNQGLALGDNGGFFNYALDAKSVQTATRSREATGNLYFAGDPRNDTADRHVQKNGLPKIKAINLSYNAELPVSDDLTLYSFSTFSKRDARGGQNYRRPNSTNIIPEIYPDGTAPFYTLEETDYQAAAGGKGEVADWHWDLSSTFGRDKGQAGADETLNASLGPSSPTHFDTYTNYFDQWTNNLDLTRAFEVGLSKPLQVSWGLEHRHERYKTESDDPLSYINGGYIYPSGPLAGQPAAVGAQGAITLTPEDEGQLSRNSYASYLDLGLNPTEKLWLGVAARFEKYDDSSGNTRSGKLSARYDFTPTFAIRGTLSNGFRAPSLSQSVYAQTANQYTLVNGVAQFVEAKTVRVDSPLARALGAEDLSPEKSRNISLGLTWQPLPQASVTLDAYQIEIRDRIALTGFLYGNGVDQQLIANGYKPGYRIKYFTNAADTTTRGVDLVADYRVDYGQYGRVKYGLGFNYNKTEIDDIKQTPASLRAAGNNLQLFDRVAQGYLTVANPKTKLILSANWQIERFTINAALTRYDKVIARDANPDYDVTYGAKWLTDLEVAYALTDNFDIAVGANNLFDVRADNNGYPAGDINGFPKFGSISPFDPYGGFWYTRIAYNF; from the coding sequence ATGAAGTCTGTGTTCACCGCTTTATCGCTGGCTCCGGCGCTGGCCGCCGGCTATTTGCTCACCCCGCTGGCCGTCGCCGCCGATAACGACCCCGCCCTCGACACGGTGGTCGTCACCGGCTCACGCGGCAGCGAAGTGCGTACGGTCACCAGCAGCCCCGCGCCAATCGACGTGATCGACAGCAAGCAGCTGGAGCAGACCGGCGAGTCCAGCCTGCGCGGCGCCCTGCAACGCACCCTGCCGTCGTTTTCGCAACGGCCGTCGGGTACCTCCAACGACAGCATCGCCCGCCCCTACAGCCTGCGCGGCCTGAATGGCTCCAACGTGCTGGTCCTGGTCAACGGCAAGCGCCGCCACAACAGCGCGGTCATCAACCTCGACTCCACCGCCGCCTACGGCACCAACCCGGTGGACCTGGACATGATCCCCATCAGCGCTATCGACCACGTCGAAGTGCTGCGCGACGGCGCGTCGGCGCAGTACGGCTCCGATGCCATCGCCGGGGTGATCAACATCATCCTCAAGCAACGCGACAACGGCGGCTCGGCCAGTACCCAGTACGGCCAGTACTACAAGGGCGACGGCGACAACCTGCGCCAGACCCTCAACCAAGGCCTGGCCCTGGGCGACAACGGCGGCTTCTTCAATTACGCGCTGGACGCCAAATCGGTTCAGACCGCCACCCGCTCGCGCGAGGCCACTGGCAACCTGTATTTCGCCGGAGACCCACGCAACGACACTGCCGACCGCCACGTGCAGAAGAATGGCCTGCCAAAGATCAAGGCCATCAACCTGTCGTACAACGCCGAGCTGCCAGTCAGCGACGACCTGACCCTGTACTCGTTCTCCACCTTCAGCAAGCGCGATGCCCGGGGTGGGCAGAACTACCGCCGGCCCAACTCGACCAACATCATCCCCGAGATCTACCCGGACGGCACTGCACCCTTCTATACCTTGGAAGAAACCGACTACCAGGCCGCCGCCGGCGGCAAGGGCGAAGTCGCGGACTGGCATTGGGACCTGAGCTCCACCTTCGGCCGCGACAAGGGCCAGGCCGGCGCCGACGAAACCCTGAACGCTTCGCTCGGCCCGTCCAGCCCGACCCACTTCGACACCTACACCAACTACTTCGACCAGTGGACCAACAACCTCGACCTCACCCGCGCCTTCGAGGTCGGCCTGAGCAAGCCGCTGCAGGTGTCCTGGGGCCTGGAGCACCGTCACGAGCGCTACAAGACCGAGTCCGACGACCCGCTGTCGTACATCAACGGTGGCTATATCTACCCCAGCGGCCCACTGGCAGGCCAGCCTGCGGCGGTCGGGGCACAAGGTGCGATCACCCTCACCCCCGAAGACGAAGGCCAACTCAGCCGCAACAGCTACGCCAGCTACCTTGATCTGGGGCTCAATCCCACGGAAAAACTCTGGCTCGGCGTTGCCGCACGCTTTGAAAAATACGACGACAGCAGTGGCAACACGCGTAGCGGCAAGCTGTCAGCGCGTTATGACTTCACTCCCACCTTCGCCATCCGCGGCACCCTCAGCAACGGCTTCCGCGCCCCGTCGCTGTCGCAGTCGGTGTATGCCCAGACTGCCAACCAGTACACCCTCGTCAACGGTGTGGCGCAGTTCGTCGAAGCCAAGACCGTGCGCGTCGATTCGCCCCTGGCCAGGGCCTTGGGCGCCGAAGACCTGAGCCCGGAGAAATCGCGCAACATCAGCCTCGGCCTGACCTGGCAGCCGCTGCCCCAAGCCAGCGTGACCCTGGACGCCTACCAGATCGAAATCCGCGACCGTATTGCCCTTACTGGCTTCCTGTACGGCAATGGCGTCGACCAGCAGTTGATCGCCAACGGCTACAAGCCCGGCTACCGGATCAAGTACTTCACCAACGCCGCTGACACCACCACCCGCGGCGTCGACCTGGTGGCCGACTACCGCGTCGACTATGGGCAGTACGGCCGGGTCAAGTATGGCCTCGGCTTCAACTACAACAAGACCGAAATCGACGACATCAAGCAGACCCCGGCCTCGCTGCGCGCCGCGGGCAACAATCTGCAACTGTTCGACCGCGTCGCCCAGGGCTACCTCACGGTCGCCAACCCCAAGACCAAGCTGATTCTGAGCGCCAACTGGCAGATCGAGCGCTTCACCATCAACGCAGCCCTCACCCGCTACGACAAGGTCATCGCCCGCGATGCCAACCCGGACTATGACGTGACCTACGGCGCCAAGTGGCTCACCGACCTGGAAGTGGCCTACGCCCTGACCGACAACTTCGACATCGCCGTGGGTGCCAACAACCTGTTCGATGTGCGCGCAGACAACAACGGTTACCCGGCGGGCGATATCAACGGCTTCCCCAAATTCGGCTCGATTTCGCCGTTCGACCCCTACGGCGGCTTCTGGTACACCCGCATCGCCTACAACTTCTGA
- a CDS encoding class II aldolase/adducin family protein, producing MSQHAPRHSVARLPSHNHRLQIDTPPVFSDKLAERLHRKQRLAASYRLFAELGFEVGLAGHFTARDPIETDHYWINPLGVPFSQLRTSDLLRVNGEGQVVEGQGLLNTSALELHYELQRARADVVGIAHLHGFHGRVWSSLGQLFAPITAETSAFIGEQVLFDRHALRNADGSLLQDRDEVARAFVQTFADNNLLVWQNHGLWTTGQTVESAAWRFILADDTARAHLLAYSAGQPRIPTLEEDASSLAQRELFGWLNFLPLWDRIVQQQPDLLD from the coding sequence ATGAGTCAACACGCACCGCGCCACAGTGTCGCCCGCCTGCCCAGCCACAACCACCGCCTGCAGATCGACACTCCACCTGTTTTCAGCGACAAACTCGCCGAACGCCTGCACCGCAAACAGCGCCTGGCTGCCTCCTACCGGCTGTTCGCCGAACTGGGCTTCGAAGTGGGCCTGGCCGGCCACTTCACCGCCCGCGATCCAATCGAAACCGACCATTACTGGATCAACCCGCTGGGTGTGCCCTTCTCGCAGCTGCGCACCAGCGACCTGCTGCGGGTCAATGGCGAGGGCCAGGTGGTCGAAGGCCAGGGGCTGCTCAACACCAGCGCCCTGGAGCTGCACTACGAACTGCAACGGGCCCGCGCCGATGTGGTGGGCATTGCCCATCTGCATGGTTTCCATGGCCGGGTCTGGTCGTCGCTGGGGCAACTGTTTGCACCGATCACCGCCGAGACATCGGCCTTCATCGGCGAACAGGTGCTGTTCGATCGCCATGCCCTGCGCAATGCCGACGGCAGCCTGCTGCAGGACCGCGACGAAGTAGCCCGCGCTTTTGTCCAGACCTTCGCCGACAACAACCTGCTGGTCTGGCAGAACCACGGCCTGTGGACCACCGGCCAGACCGTGGAAAGCGCCGCCTGGCGTTTCATCCTCGCCGACGACACCGCGCGCGCCCATCTGCTGGCCTACTCTGCCGGCCAGCCACGCATCCCGACACTGGAGGAAGACGCATCCAGCCTGGCCCAACGCGAACTGTTCGGCTGGCTGAACTTCCTGCCGCTGTGGGACCGCATCGTCCAGCAACAGCCCGACCTGCTGGACTGA
- a CDS encoding DUF1989 domain-containing protein: protein MNLPVISRPREPALFARAPSLERHAVAPGGLTVVALEPGDRLDVIDLEGDQRAELLAFASDGRVALSALGLKPSAGAEFIAHLLHDGSRDAAHVSAGLARRGVDCRHLPCAASLWERATPAGFGRSLTTSEALLVIVAAPGGPTSVDSQVRASELRLLIHRANPRALPAPALPAPLGELVDEFTIHPGSAIAYSVASGQYIQVLDVAGRQCSDFVAFDRRGLDAGREIDLDPTVTRTLNGSAYPGPGLFSRFFDRNLQPMLEVVRDTVGRHDTFALACTSRYYEAQGYFGHANCSDNISRALAGHGVQARGGWPAINFFFNTGVDAHQHLTLDEPWSRPGDYVLLRAMTDLVCASSSCPDDIDPANGWQPTDIHIRVYSDKERFSIAMANRKAPDADPVLTRESGFHACTSALTRQFVDYRGFWTPTHFDGYGAIEEYHGCRERVAVMDLSALRKFEVLGPDAEALLDHCLTRDVRKLAVGQVVYSAMCYEHGGMLDDGTLLRLGQDAFRWIGGEDHAGTWLREQAQKLGMKVWIKSATEQIHNVAVQGPLARALLKQMIWTPGTQPKLEELGWFRFLIGRLDDYNGPPLMVSRTGYTGELGYEIWCHPSDAPRVWQRLWQLGEPMGLVPLGLHALDMLRIEAGLIFAGYEFSDQTDPFEAGIGFCVPLKTKQADFIGRDALLRRAANAQQRLVGLELDGNEMAAHGDCVHVGRAQVGVITSATRSPVLGKNIALCRLDVAYCEVGTELEVGKLDGQQKRIRAIVAPGTVAYDPQKARVRG from the coding sequence ATGAACCTGCCCGTGATTTCCAGGCCGCGAGAACCGGCCCTGTTTGCTCGTGCCCCCAGCCTCGAGCGCCACGCAGTCGCCCCTGGTGGGCTGACGGTGGTGGCGTTGGAGCCGGGCGACCGGCTTGACGTGATCGACCTTGAGGGCGACCAGCGCGCCGAGTTGCTGGCCTTCGCCAGCGACGGCCGTGTGGCGCTGTCCGCCCTAGGTTTGAAGCCCAGCGCCGGCGCCGAATTCATCGCCCACCTGCTACATGATGGCAGCCGCGACGCCGCCCATGTCAGCGCTGGACTGGCGCGGCGCGGCGTCGACTGTCGCCACCTGCCCTGTGCCGCCTCGCTCTGGGAGCGTGCAACGCCTGCGGGCTTTGGCCGCAGCCTGACCACCAGCGAAGCGCTGCTGGTGATCGTCGCCGCGCCAGGCGGGCCGACCTCGGTCGACAGCCAGGTACGCGCCAGTGAACTGCGCCTGCTGATTCACCGGGCCAACCCGCGAGCGCTACCCGCCCCCGCGCTGCCAGCCCCTTTGGGCGAATTGGTGGACGAGTTCACCATCCATCCCGGCAGCGCAATCGCCTACAGCGTTGCCAGCGGCCAGTACATCCAGGTGCTGGATGTCGCCGGGCGCCAGTGCTCGGACTTCGTAGCCTTCGACCGCAGGGGGCTGGATGCGGGCCGCGAAATCGACCTCGACCCGACCGTCACCCGCACCCTCAACGGCAGCGCCTATCCCGGCCCCGGGCTGTTCAGCCGTTTCTTCGACCGCAACCTGCAACCGATGCTGGAAGTGGTGCGCGACACCGTCGGCCGCCACGACACCTTCGCCCTCGCCTGCACATCACGCTACTACGAGGCGCAGGGCTACTTCGGCCATGCCAACTGCAGCGACAACATCAGCCGCGCCCTTGCCGGGCATGGCGTGCAAGCCCGCGGCGGCTGGCCTGCGATCAACTTCTTCTTCAACACCGGGGTCGATGCCCACCAGCACCTGACCCTCGACGAACCCTGGTCGCGGCCCGGCGACTACGTGCTGCTGCGGGCCATGACCGACCTGGTCTGCGCAAGTTCGTCCTGCCCTGACGATATCGACCCGGCCAACGGCTGGCAGCCCACCGACATTCATATCCGCGTATATTCCGACAAGGAGCGCTTCAGTATCGCCATGGCCAACCGCAAGGCGCCCGACGCCGACCCCGTATTGACCCGCGAAAGCGGCTTTCACGCCTGCACCTCGGCGCTCACCCGTCAGTTCGTCGACTACCGAGGTTTCTGGACTCCCACCCATTTCGACGGCTACGGCGCCATCGAGGAGTACCACGGCTGCCGCGAGCGGGTGGCGGTGATGGACCTTTCGGCGCTGCGCAAGTTCGAGGTGCTCGGCCCGGATGCCGAAGCCCTGCTGGACCATTGCCTGACCCGCGACGTGCGCAAGCTGGCGGTGGGCCAGGTGGTCTATTCGGCGATGTGCTACGAGCATGGCGGCATGCTGGATGACGGCACCCTGCTGCGCCTGGGGCAGGATGCGTTCCGCTGGATTGGCGGCGAGGATCATGCCGGCACGTGGTTGCGCGAACAGGCGCAGAAGCTTGGCATGAAGGTGTGGATCAAGAGCGCCACCGAGCAGATCCACAATGTCGCAGTTCAAGGCCCGTTGGCGCGGGCGTTGCTCAAGCAGATGATCTGGACGCCCGGTACTCAGCCGAAGCTGGAGGAACTCGGCTGGTTCCGCTTTCTGATCGGTCGCCTTGATGACTATAACGGCCCACCGCTGATGGTCTCGCGCACCGGCTACACCGGCGAGCTGGGCTATGAAATCTGGTGCCATCCGAGTGATGCACCTCGGGTCTGGCAGCGCCTTTGGCAGTTGGGCGAACCCATGGGGCTGGTACCGTTGGGCCTGCATGCGCTGGACATGCTGCGCATCGAGGCTGGGCTGATCTTCGCCGGTTACGAGTTCAGTGACCAGACCGACCCGTTCGAAGCCGGTATCGGCTTTTGCGTGCCGTTGAAGACCAAGCAGGCTGACTTCATCGGCCGGGACGCCCTGCTGCGCCGCGCCGCCAATGCTCAACAGCGCCTGGTGGGGCTGGAGCTGGACGGCAACGAAATGGCCGCCCATGGCGATTGCGTGCATGTCGGCCGCGCCCAGGTGGGCGTGATCACCAGTGCCACTCGTTCACCGGTGTTGGGCAAGAACATTGCGTTGTGTCGCCTGGATGTTGCCTATTGCGAGGTGGGTACTGAGCTTGAGGTCGGCAAGCTTGACGGGCAGCAGAAGCGTATCCGCGCGATTGTCGCGCCCGGCACCGTGGCCTATGACCCGCAGAAGGCCCGCGTGCGCGGGTGA
- a CDS encoding P-II family nitrogen regulator, whose amino-acid sequence MKLITAIIKPFRLDDVREALTEVGVSGVTVTEVKGYGRQKGHTEVYRGAEYLVELLPKVKLEIVVADGVCQLAVEAILKAARTGKIGDGKVFVQDLEGIIRIRTGEMGDEAV is encoded by the coding sequence ATGAAACTGATTACTGCAATCATCAAGCCCTTTCGCCTGGACGATGTGCGTGAGGCGCTCACCGAGGTGGGTGTGAGTGGTGTCACGGTCACGGAGGTGAAGGGGTATGGGCGGCAGAAAGGGCACACGGAGGTGTACCGTGGCGCTGAGTACCTGGTGGAGCTGCTGCCCAAGGTGAAGCTTGAAATTGTGGTGGCCGATGGGGTTTGCCAGTTGGCTGTCGAGGCGATCTTGAAGGCGGCGCGTACTGGCAAGATTGGTGATGGGAAGGTGTTTGTTCAAGATCTGGAAGGGATTATCCGGATCAGGACCGGGGAGATGGGGGATGAGGCGGTGTAG
- a CDS encoding ammonium transporter — protein MIRFSHVCRGMLGFSLLFASVTALADEAPPAIDSGDTAFVAVCSLVVLLMTLPGLALFYGGMARTKNVLSILMQVFCTAALMSVLFAIYGYSLTFTDGGALQAVVGGLDKLFMVGITKDTVVGTIPEYLYFLFMLLFAAITPAIIVGGLAERMKFAAVMVFMVVWLTINYIPMAHMAWGGGWVFDLGVQDFAGGNVVHLNVGIAALVGAWLLGRRRDFGTPSLAPHNMTMTLTGGSLLWVGWLGFCGGCALAANGFAMLVMVNTMLASCAGALGWMLVEWQHRGRPSMFGALSGAIAGLVAITPACGYVGPMGAILLGLIAGPVCVWSVEKLKPMIGLDDAFDVFGVHGVAGILGGLLTPVFALTAIGGQSFAEGRGLLDQVLVNAGAILFSVVFSGATSLIAYKVAGALCGGLRVDEEAEVDGLDLSAHGEVGYKYSN, from the coding sequence ATGATCCGGTTTTCCCATGTGTGCCGTGGTATGTTGGGTTTTTCCCTTTTGTTCGCCAGTGTCACGGCCCTTGCGGACGAGGCCCCGCCAGCCATTGATAGCGGTGACACAGCCTTCGTCGCAGTGTGTTCGCTGGTGGTGCTGCTGATGACCCTGCCGGGTCTGGCGCTGTTCTATGGCGGCATGGCACGCACCAAGAACGTTCTGTCGATTCTGATGCAGGTGTTCTGCACCGCTGCGTTGATGTCCGTACTGTTCGCGATCTACGGCTACAGCCTGACTTTCACCGACGGCGGCGCGTTGCAGGCGGTGGTCGGCGGCCTCGACAAGCTGTTCATGGTGGGCATCACCAAGGACACGGTAGTCGGCACCATCCCGGAGTACCTGTACTTCCTGTTCATGCTGCTGTTTGCCGCCATTACCCCGGCGATCATCGTCGGCGGCCTGGCCGAGCGCATGAAGTTCGCTGCGGTGATGGTATTCATGGTGGTGTGGTTGACCATCAACTACATCCCCATGGCGCACATGGCCTGGGGTGGGGGCTGGGTGTTCGACCTCGGTGTGCAGGACTTCGCCGGCGGTAACGTGGTGCATCTGAACGTCGGCATCGCCGCGCTGGTAGGCGCCTGGCTGCTGGGGCGCCGCCGTGACTTTGGCACGCCGTCGTTGGCACCGCACAACATGACCATGACGCTAACTGGCGGTTCGCTGCTGTGGGTGGGCTGGCTGGGCTTTTGTGGCGGCTGCGCCCTGGCCGCCAACGGCTTCGCCATGCTGGTGATGGTCAACACCATGCTCGCCAGCTGCGCCGGTGCCCTGGGCTGGATGCTGGTGGAATGGCAGCACCGTGGCCGGCCGAGCATGTTCGGTGCGTTGTCCGGCGCCATCGCCGGGCTGGTGGCGATCACCCCTGCGTGCGGCTACGTGGGCCCCATGGGCGCCATTCTGCTGGGTTTGATCGCGGGCCCGGTGTGTGTCTGGTCGGTGGAAAAGCTCAAACCGATGATTGGCCTCGACGATGCCTTTGATGTGTTCGGCGTACACGGCGTTGCCGGCATTCTGGGCGGCCTGCTGACGCCGGTATTCGCGCTGACCGCCATCGGTGGGCAGAGTTTTGCCGAAGGTCGTGGGCTGCTTGATCAGGTACTGGTCAATGCCGGTGCGATCCTGTTCAGTGTGGTGTTCTCGGGCGCTACCAGCCTGATCGCCTACAAGGTCGCCGGCGCTCTGTGCGGCGGGCTGCGGGTGGATGAAGAAGCCGAAGTGGACGGGCTCGACCTGTCTGCCCATGGTGAAGTCGGCTACAAATACTCCAACTGA
- a CDS encoding DUF3303 domain-containing protein — MLYIIHWTISAENRNAAITRFVKTQGAPPDGLKVIGRWHAIGSHQGFGVVETDELKVVLGWVLEWSDLMDMQVYPALTDEHAAPLLMAAASRIGG, encoded by the coding sequence ATGCTGTACATCATTCACTGGACCATCAGCGCGGAAAATCGCAACGCCGCCATAACGCGCTTCGTCAAAACCCAGGGCGCGCCGCCAGATGGCCTGAAAGTCATTGGCCGCTGGCATGCCATTGGTAGCCACCAAGGATTCGGTGTGGTCGAGACCGATGAGCTGAAGGTGGTGCTTGGGTGGGTACTGGAGTGGAGCGACCTGATGGATATGCAGGTGTATCCCGCACTGACTGACGAGCACGCCGCGCCCTTGCTGATGGCGGCTGCAAGCCGGATAGGTGGCTGA
- a CDS encoding LLM class flavin-dependent oxidoreductase, whose amino-acid sequence MSQGQFVLGAFIPGTLSGSAWRLPEAPLDTFKSLEHYQYIARKLEAGRFHSLFFNDTLDVKLDLALQRGPNSVRWDPLILAPALAASTRHIGLIATASSTYNEPYNIARKYAALDHLSGGRAGWNLVTSLGGGENFNRQDHVEHDDRYARAEEFYDVVSGLWDSWADDAFIQDKASGTWLEIDKLHVLDHQGEHFQVRGPLNVARSPQGHPVVAQAGASAAGKRLAARVGELIFTAQHTVEQGQAFYQEIKQAAAGFGRASHELKVLPGVSPVVGKTLVEAQAKYDRLQELLEPKAFLSSISRFASLGYDLSELPFDEVVPLPPETFTTNTHQSRQKLVYDLIRRERPTVRQLFNQLTSGGHRILIGTPQTIADDLQTWFEAGAADGFNIMFSGLHSAIDDFVDGVVPELQRRGLFQREYAGTTLRENLGLPYRTNRFF is encoded by the coding sequence ATGAGCCAAGGACAATTCGTACTCGGTGCATTCATTCCCGGTACCCTCAGCGGCAGCGCCTGGCGCCTGCCGGAAGCACCGCTGGACACCTTCAAGAGCCTGGAGCATTACCAGTACATCGCCCGCAAGCTGGAAGCCGGGCGCTTTCACTCGCTGTTCTTCAACGACACCCTCGACGTCAAGCTCGACCTGGCCCTGCAGCGCGGGCCCAATAGTGTGCGCTGGGACCCGCTGATCCTGGCCCCGGCGCTGGCCGCCAGTACCCGCCACATCGGCCTGATCGCCACCGCCAGCAGCACCTACAACGAGCCCTACAACATCGCCCGCAAGTACGCGGCCCTGGACCACCTCAGTGGCGGTCGCGCCGGCTGGAACCTGGTGACATCGCTGGGGGGCGGCGAGAACTTCAACCGCCAGGACCATGTCGAGCACGATGACCGCTACGCCCGTGCCGAAGAGTTCTACGACGTGGTCAGCGGCCTGTGGGACAGCTGGGCCGACGATGCCTTCATCCAGGACAAGGCCAGCGGCACCTGGCTGGAGATCGACAAGCTGCATGTGCTCGACCATCAAGGCGAGCACTTTCAGGTACGCGGCCCGCTCAATGTGGCGCGTTCGCCCCAGGGGCACCCGGTGGTGGCCCAGGCCGGTGCGTCTGCGGCCGGCAAGCGCCTGGCGGCGCGGGTTGGCGAGCTGATCTTCACCGCCCAGCACACCGTCGAACAAGGCCAAGCGTTCTACCAGGAAATCAAGCAGGCCGCCGCTGGCTTTGGTCGCGCCAGCCATGAACTGAAAGTGCTGCCCGGCGTGTCGCCCGTGGTCGGCAAGACCCTGGTCGAAGCACAGGCCAAATACGATCGCCTGCAAGAACTGCTCGAACCCAAGGCCTTCCTCAGCTCGATATCGCGTTTCGCCAGCCTCGGCTACGACCTTTCGGAGCTGCCCTTCGATGAGGTCGTGCCGCTGCCACCGGAAACCTTCACCACCAACACGCACCAAAGCCGGCAAAAGCTGGTGTACGACCTTATCCGCCGTGAGCGCCCCACCGTGCGGCAACTGTTCAACCAGCTCACCTCCGGTGGTCACCGCATCCTGATCGGTACCCCGCAAACCATCGCCGATGACCTGCAAACCTGGTTCGAGGCCGGTGCCGCCGATGGCTTCAACATCATGTTCAGCGGCCTGCACTCAGCCATCGATGAC
- a CDS encoding ABC transporter substrate-binding protein — protein MAIDISRRAFLRRSAIAGLAAGLAPTLANAGEALRVWRYKGQAASFLADAGQAATPYPLEWVDVPGGAMVLEAFASNSLDYAFMSPVLPLFASAAGNPLVLIASYQGEQNRSSLIVKRDSGIQSIADLKGKRVSFVRATDTHYLVLNLLHDHQLTLADIQARPMPARDALVAFQNGHLDAIVAGGIGALQAQTAMEGVVLAEASRYHCGNYLIATTANVLQTPGKQAAIRDFLQREKATWDWVEHTPQAWAERNQALTGISRELYLQQFNQRERRCRLLPVSEDDIRAQQRIADLFHDSGLIRQSLQVRSFWDDRFNPLLSG, from the coding sequence ATGGCGATCGACATCAGCCGCCGCGCGTTCCTGCGCCGCAGTGCCATTGCCGGGTTGGCCGCAGGGCTTGCGCCCACGTTGGCCAACGCAGGCGAAGCGCTTCGGGTTTGGCGCTACAAAGGCCAGGCTGCCAGTTTTCTGGCCGACGCCGGCCAGGCCGCTACGCCGTATCCATTGGAGTGGGTGGACGTGCCCGGTGGTGCCATGGTGTTGGAAGCCTTTGCCAGCAACAGCCTCGATTACGCCTTCATGAGCCCGGTACTGCCGTTGTTCGCCAGTGCCGCCGGCAACCCGCTGGTATTGATCGCCAGCTACCAGGGCGAGCAGAACCGCAGCAGCCTGATCGTCAAGCGCGACAGCGGCATACAATCGATAGCCGATCTCAAGGGCAAGCGCGTAAGTTTCGTGCGTGCCACCGACACCCATTACCTGGTGCTCAACCTGCTGCACGACCACCAGCTGACACTTGCCGATATACAAGCCCGACCGATGCCGGCCCGTGATGCACTGGTCGCCTTCCAGAACGGCCACCTGGACGCCATCGTCGCTGGCGGCATCGGCGCGCTCCAGGCCCAGACCGCCATGGAGGGTGTGGTGCTGGCCGAAGCGTCCAGATACCACTGCGGCAACTACCTGATCGCAACCACTGCCAACGTGTTGCAAACGCCCGGCAAACAGGCCGCCATTCGCGACTTCCTGCAGCGTGAAAAAGCCACCTGGGACTGGGTCGAGCACACCCCCCAGGCCTGGGCCGAGCGCAATCAAGCGCTGACCGGCATTTCCCGCGAGCTGTACCTGCAACAGTTCAACCAGCGCGAACGCCGCTGTCGTCTGCTACCTGTCAGCGAGGACGACATCCGCGCCCAGCAGCGTATCGCCGACCTGTTCCACGACAGCGGACTGATCCGCCAATCGCTGCAAGTGCGCAGTTTCTGGGACGACCGCTTCAACCCATTGCTCAGCGGCTAG